TTTTTTCTATTTTCATATCAACGATGATTTCTTGATACATCTTACTTAAAAATTCAATGGCTTGTTCTTTATTCATAATAATTGCTCCTCTTTTTATAATTGATTTGACCAGGCTTCTAAAAATTTAATAATCAGCTCTAATTCATTATCAGAGAACTGATCCAACAATTGGCTATAACGATTTTTAGCAATTTGATGCATTCGATCATGAATCGCTGCAAGTTGCTGTCCTGAATTTGTTAAAGTATAATAAATAGCCTTTTGATCATTCTCCTTTTTTTAGCCAGGACCATTCCTTCTTCAATTAAGGAATTAATAGCTTTAGTAATTGCAGGTTTTGAAATACTTAGCTCCTTAGAAAGTAATGTGTTATTGGATGCATTTGGGTATTCGTTTATCAGAGCCATAATATGCAACTGCGTTAAAGGTCATTTATTTTGGTATAACCATGATCAACTAATAAATCCTTGGTTAGATTATCCCTTTTTGCCATCTTCTTTTCGCGATACAAAATAAAATGTTCAATGGCTTTCAGGGCTTTTTCTTTTGAGGAATTTTCCACAAACCTTCCCCCCCTTTGTTTATCTGATTTTTTGTTAACTGGTTAACAATTATAGATTACCAGTTAACATTATTGATGTCAACTAGTGAGTTTAGCAATAGGAATGGGAGCATAATAGAATAACATGGTATTGATACCTTTTTATTGAGGAATTTAATTTACAGGGGGCTCTTTTTTATATTCCCTCAAAAAGTGGCAATATAATTTTAGGTGACAAGTAAAAATATCCCTGTCATATCAGTGTTTGTCGGTTTTACTTGAATCCGACAAACAGTACTATTCGTACATTTTAAGATGATTTGTGTTTTTCAGGTATATTATAGAAAAACATAGGTTTATATAAAGCACAACACAAATGCAACACATACACTCTAATACATATAACCTCATACTTAACTAACTCGTGTATACTCGATAAACTAAACAGAGCGGCTTCGTATGTGAAAAACTAGAACTATTCATATTTCTGTTTACTGTGTTAGAATAATATTGGTTTGTAACGCCATTATCATTCTAGTATAGGAAGCTTTTTATATATCCGGTACAATCTTTACTGCTCATTCAACTTTTCCCTAGGGTGGGCAAGAGATTATGTTTTCATTTAGCTAATAAAAGAATTTAACCATTAGGAATAAAAATTGCAAAGAACGAGTGTTAGTAATTGCTATTATAAGTTAACATAACCTTTAATAATTAAGCTTGTAATGTAGATGAACTTGAAAATGCCAAATTTTCAGGACACTTTTTCGATTTCCTCTTTTTCAGGTTTATTCAGTGTATTTAATTCAACTGTTTTACTGGAGGTATAATAAATGTTTTTTAAAAGAAAACCGAAAATAAGTGAGCAAACAATTAAAGAGATAGTGCAGAAATTGGAAACAACGTATACGGACAAGAATATTGAACGAATGACAGAAATGTTTCATCCGAACCATCGGGATATCTCCTTTTTAAATCACTTTTCTCTTTCGATGAATTTTCAAATTTACAATATTACATCGGAGGTTCTCAACCTTGAGATATTAGATATGAGTGAAGAGGGAGCAACTTTTACATATACACGGAAGCATATGTATACATGTGTGAATGAAGAGGATGACAATGGGACAAACCCGAACAATATATCAAGCTACTATGTAGAGCTTAAGGTGGAAGGTAAAACGATTTGGATGATGAGATATGCAAGATATAGTGAGCTTTTTTTAGATACTGAAGGAAGAATATTGCCAGATGAAAAGGCGGTTGTGCCTTCAGGTGCTAAATATTTTGAGAATATGAAGCGGTTTATAGATGTTATTCAACTTGAGCATTTTAAGCCAGCCACTTATCTTACATACAGTGATAGTGAGTTTATCGGATACTATCTCGAAACAGAACGTTATCAATATCGTACAACGGAAAAGCTTACCTTCGATTACTTTGAAGAGATGGCTGCTGAATCGATTGCAGAGCATACAAAAGACTTCATTGAAGGAAACCCTCTAGAATATAGTGAGATTCTGGCACAGGAGAAATACTACTCTATCATTGAAATAAAAATGCAAGATCATACTGGATTAAAACATGAATTAATTTTGAGCATAGATGCATCGGATGGGTTTTTTATGATTCGTTATCTAAAAAGCTGCAATGCTTCCATTGAGGAGAAATTACGCCAGCGACTGATAGAGCAGATGAAGATTGCTGCAACTAAAATTGATGTTTCCGTTTAACATGCTGTAAGAGTCAAATAAATCTACCATATTTCCCAATAAAGGGTTACTTGACTCTTATTTTATTAAAATTATCAAAAAGACCGATTATTTCTCACTCATCCTGCAATTCACTGCCCTGACGATTTTCCCACTGCTGCAACAGACTAGCATTCGCAGTATTTCCAAAAACATTCAAAAGGGTGCGGAATCCTTCTGTTACCCGGTCAATCCCCGCAACAATTGCAATTCCTTCTAAAGGAAGATTTGCTGCTGATAGCACGGTGGTCATCATAATAATCCCAGCCCCCGGTACTCCTGCAGTACTAAATGAGACAAGCAAAGCACTCAAAAAAACAGCGATTACAAGTCCTGCTGTTAGATCGACGCCAAATAATTGTGCAACAAAGATGGCATTAAATCCTTGTAAAATACCCGCACCGTCCCTTTTTAGAGCTGTTCCGAATGGAATGGCAAATCCGGATAAATCACTTTGCAAACCGATTCTCTTGGCTCCATTTAAGGCAAGGGGCAAAGCTGCATTGGAACTGGCTGTACCAAATGCTAGCGTAAAAGCGGATCCGAATCCTTGGAAAAAGCTTTTTGGTTTTATGCCAGCGAAAAATAAAATCAAAACATATATACCGACCATAAGAATAATTGCTACAATCAAACCGAGCATATAGACAGCCAGATTGCCGATAATACCAAACCCCTGTGTTGCTACCACGGAGGTAATTAAGGCAAAAACCCCATATGGAGCAATTTTTAATACAAGCTGCAGTATTTTCTGCACAATCTCGTACATACTCTCCACAACATTCAAAAAGGGACGTGTTTGTTCTTCTTTCAGCAGATTAATCGCTGAACCTACAAGGGCAGCAATGACGATAACCTGTAAAAGGTTTCCTGTTGCTAATGCTTCAAATGGGTTGGAAGGGAAAATACCCACAAGCCATTCAATGAAAGAGTATCCTTCATCACTTGATGCTTCGCCTGTAGCAATTGCTTCTGCATTATTACCAGGTCGAATGATGAGTGCGACAACAATGCCTAAAGCGATAGCAACAGCAGAAGTCACGATGTAGAGACTCATTAACTTCGTTGTATATCGAGCAATATATCCAGTTCCTCTTAACTGCGTGATGCCCATAATCAAAGCTGCAAAAACGAGGGGGACAACAATCAATTGAATTGCTCGTAAAAATATGTCACCGGCAGGCTGCAATAAATACTGATCGAGCGGATCTACCCAGGCCGGAGCAAGCCAGTTCAGCAAACCTCCAAATAGCACTCCCACTCCCAAAGCAAGAAAGATTTTATTTGATAAAGACATTCTCCACACTTCCTTTTATTTTATTAAATTTTATTATGCATTATATATTAGCATATTAAGTTTATAATTCCTATCGTTTTAGTATGTAATTACGTGCGGGTTTGTTTGTAAATAGTTTTATCCATTTTAATAATACTTCGCTATTTACATACTGGTGTAATGGACCAATTGCTATTTGATTTACAAGCACCAGATAGGTAGGAAGAATCCAAGTTTGAAATGGATGAATTGATTGTTGGGTTTAAACAAAGGATTCATGGTTAAGATGTTAATCAATCCAATTATTTAACATCTCCTCTCCAAACCTTTACAATAAAAAGAGAGAAGTCAAAAAGAAAGGGTGAGTGTTTTGAATATCTTAGTAGTTGGAGCAAATGGACAGATAGGTAAACATCTAGTCAAGTTGATTCAAGAAAACGGAGATCAGGCACGTGCGTTTATTCGTAAGCAAGAACAGGCCGATTACTTTAAAGATTTAGGTGCTGAAGTTGCCGTTACGAACTTAGAAGATGAAGTCGATACGATTGCCAAAGCAGCAGAGGGCGTTGATGCGGTTGTATTCACAGCTGGATCTGGTTCTGAAACTGGAAAGGATAAAACCCTGATGATTGACTTGGACGGCGCAGTGAAAACCATTCAAGCAGCAGAAAAAGCAAATGTGAAACGTTTTGTTATGATTAGTTCATTCGATACGAGCCGGGAAGCGATTCAATCTGCTCCCGAATCGTTTGCACCATACGTCGTAGCAAAACATTATGCAGATGAATGGCTGATAAATAGCGATTTAGATTATACGATTATTCATCCGGGGTTATTAACAAATGAACCTGGTACCAATCAAGTAAATCTTGGAGCTAATGTGGAGCGGGGAGAAGTACCTCGGGAAGATATTGCAAAAGTGATTTATACGAGCTTGAAAAATGATGCAACTATCGGCAAAAGATTCCGTGCAGTGGGTGGACAAACTTCTGTAGAAGAAGCCGTACAGTCGGTAAAATAATAAGAGAATTCACCCCTATTAAGTATAATTTTTCTATACTACAAGAAGACCTATGCGTATCTTTTGATATGCATAGGTCTTCTTAAAATATAGTGAGTATTCGCGCTTCGTATACAGGCTCCTTAACGCTTTTTTCTCAACAAATGAAGTTCCTTAACCGCTTTTTTAAATTGTACCTGCCAATACAATTTTCTCAAATACATGCCTGCTAATATAAATAATGATGCTATAAGGATTGTAATCAGAAGTGTATATTGATTCCATATTTAAATATAGGTAGAATGGAAGAAGTACTTTTGTATCTATTCATTCGATGGCTAGATGATTAAATTGAAACCGAATACATTGATGAAATAAAATCTTAGAATGGATACAATCTGATATGCATAGAATGATTTTATTGACAATAAGGGGTTAAATAAAAATGAATCCAATCTAAAATTTTCTCCGTTCAATGATATGACTAATTTTGAACAGGGAGATGATGAAAAAATAAAGTAAGAATTTATGCGGACAGGAAAATTATTTCATACCAACTGTTAGAATCGAAGCAGTTTATCTCCCTTATCTAATAAGGAGAGAATGACATTGAA
The nucleotide sequence above comes from Oceanobacillus timonensis. Encoded proteins:
- a CDS encoding SDR family oxidoreductase is translated as MNILVVGANGQIGKHLVKLIQENGDQARAFIRKQEQADYFKDLGAEVAVTNLEDEVDTIAKAAEGVDAVVFTAGSGSETGKDKTLMIDLDGAVKTIQAAEKANVKRFVMISSFDTSREAIQSAPESFAPYVVAKHYADEWLINSDLDYTIIHPGLLTNEPGTNQVNLGANVERGEVPREDIAKVIYTSLKNDATIGKRFRAVGGQTSVEEAVQSVK
- a CDS encoding dicarboxylate/amino acid:cation symporter, which codes for MSLSNKIFLALGVGVLFGGLLNWLAPAWVDPLDQYLLQPAGDIFLRAIQLIVVPLVFAALIMGITQLRGTGYIARYTTKLMSLYIVTSAVAIALGIVVALIIRPGNNAEAIATGEASSDEGYSFIEWLVGIFPSNPFEALATGNLLQVIVIAALVGSAINLLKEEQTRPFLNVVESMYEIVQKILQLVLKIAPYGVFALITSVVATQGFGIIGNLAVYMLGLIVAIILMVGIYVLILFFAGIKPKSFFQGFGSAFTLAFGTASSNAALPLALNGAKRIGLQSDLSGFAIPFGTALKRDGAGILQGFNAIFVAQLFGVDLTAGLVIAVFLSALLVSFSTAGVPGAGIIMMTTVLSAANLPLEGIAIVAGIDRVTEGFRTLLNVFGNTANASLLQQWENRQGSELQDE